From Xiphophorus couchianus chromosome 4, X_couchianus-1.0, whole genome shotgun sequence, a single genomic window includes:
- the lipca gene encoding hepatic triacylglycerol lipase: MSALRLLCCLLIACCLSEGKRTKGSRESATHPEDVVRLKEPHVSGSVFRLFLGGEDTCMLDPLQLHTLTSCGFNSSNPLIIITHGWSVDGMLESWVVRMATILKRNLVDVNVVMTDWLRLAHQHYPLAVQSTRTVGKDIAHLLQSLQREYRYPVRKVHLIGYSLGAHISGFAGSFLRGAEKIGRITGLDPAGPLFEGMSPTERLSPDDAEFVDAIHTFTHERLGLSVGIKQAVAHYDFYPNGGDFQPGCNFHNIYEHISDYGILGFEQTVKCAHERSVHLFMDSLLNEDKQSMAYRCSDNSAFVRGICLDCRKNRCNTLGYNIKKVRTARSKKLYLKTRSRMPYKLYHYQFRIQFVNQTEEIKPTLIISLQGTENESGELFITIDEGIRENTTLSFLITLDKDLGELMMLKLSWEVSDMWKNVWTRMQSIFLWGGQESKPQMMLGKISVKAGETQDRTSFCSMNNDGQQIEVAQDKVFVRCKEDEPARHRRKHSRLVQIN; this comes from the exons GTGCGACGCACCCAGAGGACGTCGTCAGGCTGAAGGAGCCCCATGTCAGCGGTTCCGTGTTCAGGCTGTTTTTGGGAGGTGAGGACACCTGCATGCTGGACCCTCTGCAGCTGCACACTCTCACCTCCTGTGGTTTCAACAGCAGTAATCccctcatcatcatcactcACGGGTGGTCG GTGGACGGTATGTTGGAGAGCTGGGTGGTCCGGATGGCCACAATCCTGAAGAGGAACCTTGTGGATGTTAATGTGGTGATGACTGACTGGCTGCGTCTGGCCCATCAACATTACCCCTTGGCTGTGCAGAGCACTCGCACCGTGGGCAAAGATATAGCTCATCTGCTGCAGTCACTCCAG AGAGAGTACCGGTACCCAGTGAGAAAAGTTCATCTGATCGGATACAGCCTGGGAGCTCACATATCCGGATTCGCTGGAAGCTTCCTGCGGGGTGCCGAGAAGATTGGGAGGATTACTG GCCTCGATCCGGCAGGGCCGCTGTTTGAGGGCATGTCTCCCACAGAGAGGCTTTCTCCTGATGATGCGGAGTTCGTCGACGCCATCCACACTTTCACACACGAACGTTTGGGCCTCAGCGTGGGCATCAAGCAAGCTGTGGCGCATTACGACTTCTACCCCAACGGAGGAGACTTCCAGCCCGGATGCAACTTTCATAACATTTATGAACACATAAGCGACTACGGGATCCTTG GCTTTGAACAGACGGTGAAGTGCGCTCATGAGCGCTCCGTCCATCTGTTCATGGACTCGCTGCTGAATGAAGACAAGCAGAGCATGGCCTACAGGTGCAGCGACAACAGCGCTTTCGTCAGGGGCATCTGCTTGGACTGCCGGAAAAACCGCTGCAACACCCTGGGCTACAACATCAAGAAGGTCCGAACAGCGAGGAGCAAGAAGCTCTACCTGAAAACAAGATCCCGGATGCCTTACAAAC TCTATCATTACCAGTTCAGGATCCAGTTTGTTAATCAGACGGAGGAAATCAAGCCGACCCTCATCATCTCCCTCCAAGGAACTGAGAATGAGAGCGGAGAGTTGTTCATCACAAT AGATGAAGGCATTCGTGAAAACACAACTCTTTCCTTCCTGATTACGCTGGACAAAGACTTGGGGGAGCTGATGATGCTGAAGCTGAGTTGGGAAGTGTCTGATATGTGGAAGAACGTGTGGACTCGCATGCAGAGCATCTTTCTGTGGGGCGGCCAGGAGAGCAAACCTCAGATGATGTTGGGAAAAATCAGCGTCAAAGCAGGAGAGACACAGGACAG gACATCATTTTGTTCCATGAATAATGATGGACAACAAATCGAAGTTGCTCAAGATAAAGTGTTTGTGCGCTGCAAAGAGGATGAACCGGCGCGCCACAGGAGAAAGCACAGCAGACTGGTTCAAATTAATTAA